Within Sorangiineae bacterium MSr11367, the genomic segment GGCCGCCGTGGCCAATGCCGCGCCGACCACGCCCGCCCCGCCCGCTCCGTCGCCGCCGCATGCGGATGGCACGCTGATCGCGCGCAAGGTCCTGTTCGGCAATCCGGATCATGCCGCCCCGCGCGTGAGCCCCGATGGAAGGCGAATCCTCTTCATCGCCCCGGACCAAGGTGTGCTCAATGCGTGGGTGGCCCCGGCCTCGGATCCCACGGCGGCCAAGGTCGTCACGCACGAGCGCACGCGCCCCGTGCGCGAGGTGCGCTGGGCGGAGACGAGCGAGCACGTGCTCTACCAGAACGACAAAGGCGGCGACGAGAACTTCCACGTCTTCGTGGTCGACCTGAAGACGGGGCAGGAGAAAGACCTCACGCCGTACGACGGCGTGCGAACGGATCTCCAGGACACGTTCGACAAGCACCCCACGACGTTGTTCGTGCAAATGAACAAGCGTGACAAGAACTGGATGGACCCGGCGCTGATCGACATCAAGACCGGCAAGGTGACCGTCCTGTACGAGAACGACGGTTACCAGGACTTCCTCCTCGACAAGGACGCCAAACTGCGCCTCGGGCAGAAGTACAATGCCGATGGCAGCCGCGAGATCTTCCTCCGTGCAGGCGCCGGCAAGAAGGCCGAGTGGAAAAGCTTCATCAAGATCGGCCGCGAGGACAGCACCACCACCGAGCCGCGTTGGTTCAACCGCGACGGTAAAACGCTGTACATGAGCGACAGCCGGGATCGCGACACGGCGGCCGTCGTCGCGGTCGAGGTGGGCTCGGGAAAGCGCACGGTCCTCTTCGAGGATCCCAAGAGCGATGTGCAAGGTGACATCGTCGACCCGAAGACGATGAAGCCGCTCGCCGTCATGACCAACCGCGAACGGCGCGTGTGGCATGCGCTCGACAAGTCCGTGCAAGGAGATCTCGATGCCCTCGCCCGCGTGGCCAAGGGCGATATCACGGTGCTCAGCCAGTCGCACGACGGCCGCAAGTGGACCGTATCCTTCTTGAAGGACGATGGTCCCACCGCCTTCTATTTGTGGGATCGGAACACGAAGCACGCCTCGTACATCTTTTCGGATCGCAAGGATCTGCAGGGGGTCGAGCTTGCGCCGATGCACCCGGTGGTCATCGCGGCGCGCGACGGGCTCGAGCTGGTGAGTTACCTCACCCTGCCGCGCAGCGTCGATCCGAAGGAGACGGGCAAGCCGTCGAAGCCCGTCCCCATGGTGCTGCTCGTGCACGGCGGGCCCTGGGGACGCGATCAATGGGGACTCAACGCGAGCCATCAATGGCTGGCCAACCGCGGCTATGCGGTGCTCAGCGTCAACTTCCGCGCGTCGACCGGATTCGGGAAGAAGTTCGTCAACGCAGGCGATCGCGAGTGGGGGCGCAAGATGCACGACGACCTGCTCGACGCCGTGAAATGGGCCGTCGACGGCAAGGTGGCCGACCCGAAGAAGGTGGCCATCATGGGCGGAAGCTACGGCGGGTACGCCACGTTGGCCGGGCTCACCTTCACGCCCGACGTCTTCGCGTGCGGTGTCGACATCGTCGGCCCGTCCAATCTGGTGACCTTGCTCCATTCGATCCCGCCGTACTGGTCGGCGATCTTCAACGACTTCGTGATGCGCATCGGCGATCCGCGCACCGACGAGGGAAAGCAATTCCTCGCCTCGCGCTCGCCGCTGTCCCAGGTCGACGCGATCAAAAAGCCGCTGCTCATCGGCCAGGGGGCGAACGATCCGCGCGTGAAGCAGGCGGAAAGCGACCAGATCGTCAAGGCCATGCAGGCGAAGGGCCTGCCGGTGACCTACGTGCTGTTCCCCGACGAAGGGCACGGCTTCCAGCGGCCCGAGAATCGTTTGAGCTTCTTCGCCGTCACGGAAGTGTTTCTGGCCGAGCACCTCGGCGGCAGCTACCAGCCCTACGAGGGCGGCGGTGACGACTTCCAGGGCTCAAGCATGCAAGTCCCCGCTGGCGCCAGCAGCGTGTACGGACTCGAGGCTGCGCTTTCGAAAAAGCGATAGCATCGCCTGCATGCATGGCATGAGGCGCATCACCATCAGGTTCGGTGTACTTGCTGTATGCGCAGCGGCGTTCTTCGGAACGGGGTGTAAGAAAGAGACCCGCTGGGATCAAGCCGCCGCGACGACCACATCCGAGGCGAGGGCCCAGGCCCGCGAAGAAGCGGGCCTGCCTCCCGTCGCCGAGGTGAAGCAGACGAAAGGTGCCGCATTCAACAAGCTTTTCCCCGACGATGGCACGGATGGTTACAAACGTGTCTTCACCCAGGAAAAAGAAGGCTTTGCCGAGGCGAAATTGCAAAAAGACGGCAAAGACGTCGCCACGCTGAGTCTGGCCGATTCGGTCAACGACGACGACGCGAAGGCGAAGTTCGCCAAGTCGACCGACAAGGTCGATTCTTATCCTTTGGTCACAGTGGGGAAGAACCAGTCGGCGCTACTGGTCAATGAGCGATATCAAGTCAAAATATCGAGTCAGACGCTCGACGCCAGCGCCCGCAAGGCACTCTTCTCGAAGTTCGATTTGAACGGCATCGCCAAGCTGTAAAAAGGGAGGAAACCCATCATGAGCAAGCCTCTTCACGAACTCTTGCAGGAATTGCCGACGACGAACGTCACCACCACCGTCCTCAAAGGGCTCGATTATCTGGTCCCGGGCCAGTGGCAGAACATCACCAGCATCGAGGAGATGATCAAAAGCGTGACGGGGGAGGAGGACCAGGAGCTCGTCCAGAAGATCGGCGAACGCGCCATCATGCTCTACAACGACTCCGGCCAGGGCTATCAGCGCGCCGTGGACATCTACCAGCTCGTCGACCACGTCGGTGCGGCAGCGGGCGCGGCCTCGCTCACGCATGCCCTCGGGGAGTCGTTTCAGATTTTGAGCTTTCTCGACAAGATCACGCCCAAGCCCGACACGGCCCAGGCCATCGATGCTTCGGTGAAATTCGTCGCCGAGATGGCCGCGTTCTGTTACTCGAGCGGGCTGCCCGGCGACAGCGTGGGCGACTTTGCCGCGTCGCTCGCCAATGCGGCCAAGGAAGACGCCATTCGCTTTGCGGCGTGGATTGCCTTCGACTGCATCATCCCGCTGGGGCCGGACTTCATGAGCACCTTGCTGGGGAAGGTGAGCGAAATCAGCGAAGGCCAGCTCGGCGAAAATAGCCGTTTTGCGAAGATTGCCGAATACCTTCCAGGCGGGCTAGGCGAGAAGAAGGCGCTGGTGAGCTCGACGTTGGAATCGTCGCGCGAGCACATCGATCGATTCGTCTCCGAAAAGGGCATGTCGCGCGAAGGCCTGCTCGATCGCATCAAGGGCTACGTCGACGTGGCCGACGCCAAGCTCGATACGGTGGCGGCGGTGCTCGACATCACGACCAACTACTTCGAACATACGGGTATTCAATCGGTGGCGCGCCGCCTCGTGTCGCGCGCCTACGGGGAGATCTAGAAGACATGAAAAGCGCATTCGGCTCTCGTCTTGGCTGCGCGGCCGCGGTTTTTCTGGTCATGGCGGGGGCCGGGTGTGCATCTTCGTCGAGCTTGGCCAGCGGCCCGGCGGATCCGAGCGCGACCAAAGACGGATTGAGCGTGTGGTTCGAGGGCGGCGGCGCCGTGACCGCGTCGGTGGATCCCGAGGGGAACATTTTCGGGGCCGTGGTGAACGTGCACCGGTCAAGAACGGCCCCCCAAGCCGGGCCTGGGGCCCCTTCGGGATCGTCCGATTCGCACGACGACTCGGGCATGCTGCAGGGCAGCGTGTACGATCGACCGGTGAACATCACCTTCCGCGGTGCGAGCGCGCGGGGGTTGTACGGAAAGCAGCCGTTCAACCTCGATGTCGAAGACGCGCCCGGGGGCGTGCTGCGCGTGCGCGGCCTCGCCGGCGGAGCACCGCTCGACTTCGAGATTTCGCCCACGAAATGGACCGGTCACGTGGGCGGGTGTGGCTACGACTTGGCCGGACGTCCATGGCACTACGAGGGTTTTCGCGCCTGCGGCGGACGCTCGCAACGCGTCCGCGTCGAGGTGGGCAAACCCATTTCCGACTGGGCCTCGATCGACACCGTCACACTTTTGGGACTCGTTTTGCGTCGTTGAACGTATGGTAACGTAACGATGGCATGACGCTCCGGGCCTCCCTGCAGTCGTTCGAACCGGGGGTGATTCTCCTGGGGAGATACCGCGTGGAGAACGTCGTGGGCCGCGGTGGAATGGGCGCGGTCCTTGCGGCATGGGACACGGAGTTGCAGCATCGCGTGGCCATCAAGGTGCTCTCGGGCTTCGCGCTGGCGGAGAGCGAGCCGGTGGGGCGCTTCATGCGCGAGGCGCGCATCGTGGTCAAGTTGCAGAGCGACCACGTGGTGCGCGTGTTCAACGCGGGCACGCTCGAAACGGGGGTGCCGTACATCGTCATGGATCTGCTCGAAGGGCACGATCTGGGCGACCAAGGCCTGGTGCCGGCGCAAACGGCGGTGGATTACGTGTTGCAGGCCATCGACGCCATCGCCGAGGCGCACGCGCAGAACGTCGTTCATCGCGACTTGAAGCCGTCGAATCTTTTTCTGGCGAATCGTGTCGGGGCGGCCCCCATCATCAAGGTGCTCGACTTCGGGATTTCCAAAGCGACGAACCTGGAGGGCGACCTATCCCTCACCGGGTCGACGTCGATCATGGGGTCGCCGCGGTACATGTCGCCGGAGCAATTTCGTTCGGCCAAACAGGTCGACGAGCGGACCGACGTGTGGGCGCTCGGGGCGATTCTGTACCAGCTTTTGGCGGGGATCCCGCCGTTCGATGGCACCTCGATGACCGAGATTTTCGAATCGGTGGTTCACCGCGAGCCCGCACCGCTGCATGCGCTCCGCCCCGAGGTGCCGGCGGCGCTCGAACAGGTGATCCTGCGTTGCTTGCGCAAGGCCGCGAACGAGCGCTACGCCACGGTGGCGGAGTTGGCGCTGGCGTTGGCGCCGTTTGGCACGGGTGAGTGGCAACGGTGCGTGGAGCGGGCGGCCAAGCTTCTCGCGGACAAGTCGACCTTGAATGCCCACGTGGGCTGGGTGGCGCCGGCGGAAAAGGTGCTCCCGCTGCCCAGCGTGTCGCCTCCGCGTCCGGGGCCGGAAGGGGCGCCCGAGCCGCGGGGATCGCGCCGGCGTATCGCGTGGATGGCCGCGAGCCTCTTCGTGGTGGTGCTCGCGTCGGTGTGCGTGGGGGCGGCGCTCATGCTGGCATGGGTGAAGCGCCACCCTCCGCAGTTGGCCACGGCCGCGCCGTCGGGGGCGCCGGTGCCGGCTCTCACGACGGCGACCATCGTGGCCGATTCAGGGAGCGTGGCGGCGGACGTCGATGCGGGGGCTGCACCCGATGCGGGGGGCGCGCTGGATGCCGGGACTGCGCTGGCTGCGGCGAGTGCGCGCAAGCCCGGGGCTGGAAATCCGGCGCGCGTTCTGACGGATTTTCAGAGGAGCCGCCTCCTCGGGCACTATTCGACGTACGACGGCCGGCGCGGCTTCGTGCTGGATCGCCTCGGCGAGCCCGTCAAGGTGCGGCTCGATGGCGACAGTACCGTGCATTCGCTGAAGGAGCGCTATTCACAGTGGACCTGGCTCGATTACCTCAGTGAAGACGGCAAAATCGAGATACGGACGAAGCAGGATACCGGCGAAGTGGTCAAACTGAATTACGCCGACGTGGTTCGCGACGCCGACGCGCGCCCGCTTCGCTGAGACGGGCCAAGGCTCGACCACCCGCCTATTCGTATTTCGATGTAAATAGAAAGGCTTTTTCCGTCATGCCATTTCGCGTGACGGCCTGGCTTCGCGTTTCATCGACGCGAGTCGCTTACGACCGCCTCGTCATCCCATGTCTAGGGCTGAAAGTACCTCATCAGCTCATACATTGTTCAAGCATGGATCAAAGGTAAGCGGTGTCAAATGGCAAAATCGAGCGGTGTTCCCGACTGCAGGGTCGACGACCAACTGGTCGCACCGACGCCGGGATGGGTAGCGTGCGCGACATCATACATCCGATGATTGGTAGGCTGCCGCGGGCCGCCGTCGTAGAAGCCAACATGCGCTGATTGGCAACTCCACGATGCGCGAGAGGACTTTGAGAATGATCCGACTGGCACATTCGCGGAAATCGGCTTCTCGCTAGGCCCTATTCGATATGGATGGCCTGATCCGCCGTACGACGGTATCCGACTGGACGAATGCTCCTCGGCACCTGACACACAATGCCGTCGTGCACTTCAACGCTTCGCAGTAATATTTTTAATTTGCCATTCGCACTTGACCCATCCGTCGGCGCTGAGTACTACTGAATGACACCGGTTACCAAATCGAACGCAGATGTCTTTTGCGTCTCTCCGTGATTGGGCTTCTCGGACATCCCGAAGCGCCTAATCATGCCCAGATATTCAATGTAGCTAGGGCATCCATTCGATGGTTGGCGCGGCATGCAGTCCATGCCTCGCATTCAACACCACCCGACGGCCAACGGGGGCGTGCCCACTATCCAAATACGCGAAACCACCAGCGGGAAACCGAGAAAGGACGGAGAACACCATGAACGCAGCCCATAAGGTGCCGCCCAGCACCATGTCGGACGACCTCACGGCCGAAGAAGCCGGACAAAATGAGGCCGCGCGCGCCCCGCGTGATGGCCAAGGCTTCCTAAAGCTCAAGTCGGGCATCAAGGCCGGCAGTGGGTTCCAGGGACCACCCATTATCCCGCGCCCCGCGGCGTAACCAGCAGTCACTCGACGATACCAACCATACAATCACCCATAACGGAAAACCGAGAAAGAACAGAGAGCACCATGATCGACCATGCCATTGTCAACGCTTCCGAAGAGACCATTTCCACCACCACGCCGAATGACGTCACGGCCGAAAAAGATGGGCGCGGCAAAGCCACGCCGGCCGGCGGCCATGTACGGGTCCAGTCGGGCCTGAAGGCTGGCGGAGAGTGGGGCGTTGGCCGGCGGACTCCGAGGGCGTAGCTAACGCCAGCGGACAGGTAATTGGGGTCCCCAATAGCACGACCCGGGTTCTGGCCGGCGGGAGCGCTCCCGCCGGCCTTTTGATTTTCGCAACTCCCGAGGAGACGCCATGCCAACTCCGTTTTCTCAATGCCTTCGCTCCCTCGAGATCGATGCGGCCCAGCGCTCCGTTTTCGCCTTCGGCGGAGCGGCGCTTTTTCTCGGGGCATGGCTTTTCTGGTTTTTGCGCGTCGGAGTCACACTTCACGAAACCACCGATTCCGGGCGAATCGAAGTGGCGGAGGCGGCCAAGCCGTTGAACGCGGCCATCGGCGGGCGCATTGTCGCGACGAACATTGCTCTCGGGAAAAGCGTTCGCCTCGGCGACGTTCTCGTCGAACTCGATTCGGAGACCGAACAGCGCCAATTGGCGGAAGAGCTCACGCGCGTCGCGATGGTGGACCCGGAGCTCGATGCGCTTCGCCACCAGGCGAGCGCGGAACAGGATGCCCTGTCGAGCAATCGCGCGGCCACGCGCGCCGGAGTCAACGAGCGGCGTGCGAAACGGAAGGAAGCATCGATCGATTCGCGGCTGGCGAGCGAAGAGGCTCTTCGAGCCCAGCGTCTTCAGAACGAAGGATTGATTTCCACACGGGACTTTTTACGCGCACGGGCGGAAGCGCAACGCAAGCGAGCGTCCACCGAAGCCATCGGCCACGACGTACAGCGCCTCTCCGGCGAAGGGCAGGGCCGCGAGAACCAAGGGCTCGCTCACATCGCCCAGCTCCGGCTTCAAATGGCGCAGCTCGAGGAAAAGCGCGCAACGTCCCTTGCGGCCATTGCCGTGTTGAAGGCGGAAATCGCCAAGCGACTCCTCCGCGCGCCGGCGGACGGCACGATCGGCGAGGTCTCTCCGGAGCACCAGATTGGTTCCTTCGTGCAAGCGGGCGACCGACTCGGGGTGCTCATTCCGGAAGGGCACCTCATCGCCATCGGCGACTTCGTTCCGGAGGACGCGCTGGGGCGTATCCGGCGCGGTCAGGCCGGGCGAATGCGTCTCGATGGATTCCCGTGGACGCAATTCGGAACGGTACCCGTCATCGTTCGGGACGTGGCGAGCGTCGCGCACAATGGCCGTATTCGCGTCGAGCTCGATCTCGTGGCCGCTGGAAACCCGCTCATTTTCCTCGAGCACGGACTGCCCGGTGCCCTCGAAGTCGATGTCGAAACCTCGACGCCGGCACGCATCGCGCTCCGCTACGCGGGGAGCCGGCTCGGTGCGCCCGTGCAGAAGGGGGACCAGCCATGATCGCGGCCCCGACGATCCACCGGCGCTTCTTCGTTCCCGAGGTGGTCCAAACCTCCGCGATGGACTGCGGTCCTGCGGCCCTCACGTCCCTCCTCGAAGGATTCCGGATCTCGGCGAGTTACGGCCGACTTCGCGAGGCTTGCCAGACCGACGTGGACGGTACGTCGATCGACACGTTGGAAGATCTCGCAGGGAAACTCGGGCTGAACGCGACGCAAACGATGGTGCCGCCCGAGCATCTCTTTTTGCCAGAGGGCGGTGTGCTTCCCGCGATCGTCGTCGTGCGGCAGCCCAACGGCATGCCTCACTTCATCGTCGTATGGAGAAGCGTGGGCGGACTCCTGCAAGTCATGGATCCCGGCGTCGGGCGACGGTGGATGACCCCTTCTTCGCTGCGCGAGCAGCTCTTCATGCACGGCATGCCGGTGTCCGAGGCGCAGTTTCACGCCCTCGCGACGTCCGATGCGGTCGTGCGCGTCCTTCGCCGCCGCCTCTCGGAGCTCGGGTGCACCCGAGAGCTCGACGCGATGCTCACCCGCGCCGCAACGAGCGCGAGCTGGCGAGCGATCGCGCTCCTGGATGCCGCGACGCGGATGGTGACCGATATCGTGAGCTCCGGGAGCGTGCGCAAGGGTCGCGAGGCCGGCGGCCTTCTTCGTTCGCTCATCGAGGGTTGCGAAGGTGTGCCACCCGGCGAGGGCCCGATTCCGCCGCCGTACTGGACGGGCCTCCCAGACGGCGAGGAGGACGTCTGGCTCCAGGGAGCCGTGGTCGTCGCGGTGCGCGCACGCGACGTCGAAAGGAAAGCGCCCGTCTCGTCGACGTCCGCCGAGCTGACCGCCGTGCTCCAAGAAGCGCCCGCGCGTCCGTTGCACGAGCTCTTGCGGATTCTGCGCGATGACGGCGCCCTCGGGCCGGTAGCTCTCGTCGTTGCGATCGCCCTTGCGGCAACCTTCGGGATCATCGAAGCCATCCTCGTGCGCGGGCTCGTCGAGGTGGCGGGCGATCTTGGCGTGGTCAAAGAGCGGATGGCGGGCCTCGGCGCCATCGTCGCCTTCTTCCTCATGATGCTCTTGCTCGAGCTTCCCATCGCCCACGCGATTCGGCGCCTCGGGCGGCACCTCGATGCGCGCTTGCGGATCGCTTTCTTGAGCAAGCTCCCTCGCCTCGCAGATCGCTACCTCAGCAGCCGTCCCACCTCCGACATGGCCCATCGAAGCCACGCGCTCTCGACGCTGCGTGGCTTCCCGGATCTCGGTGCCCAGCTGGTTCGGAGTGCGCTGAGCCTCCTTGCCACCGTGGGCGCGATCGTGTGGCTTCATCCCGCGAGCGCGCCGCTCGCGATCCTTGCGGGTGGGGTGGCGATCGCGGTACCGCTTGCATCCGAGCGGGTCCTGAGCGAACGCGATCTCCGCGTACGCGCGCATGTGGGAGGACTCAGCGGGTTCTACCTCGACGCGCTTCTCGGGCTCGTCCCCGTTCGGACCCACGGCGCCGAGCGTGCGGTGCGTCGGGAGCACGAGAACCTGCTCGTGCAGTGGGCACGCGCGGGTCGCTCCCTGATCGAAGCGGCGCTCGTGGCCGACACCGTGGGTGCGCTTCTCGGCTTCGCGCTCGCGGCACTGCTTCTCTTTTGCTACGTGCAACGCGGCGGTCCGGTCAGCGGGCTTCTCTTGTTTGCCTATTGGGTGCTCAAGCTGCCCGCGCTGGGACAAAGCCTTGCAGCTCTGGTGCGAGCTTACCCCGGCATTCGGAACACCGCGCTCCGGCTTCTCGAACCGCTCGGCGCCCTCGAAGAGGAGCGGGTGCACGGTGCGACGGCGACGTCTTCGGCGCGAGGGCTCGAGCTCGCGTTCGAAGGCGTGAGCATCGTCGCGGGAGGGCATACGATCCTCGATGGGCTCGATCTCCGAATCGCACCTGGAAGCGACGTGGCCATCGTAGGCTCCTCGGGGGCGGGGAAGTCGACCCTCGTCGGGATTCTGCTCGGCTGGCATCGTCCGGTGGCAGGGCGTGTGCTCGTCGACGGACATCCCCTCGATGCAGCTCGTGCCGACACGCTCCGGCGGGAGTGCGCCTGGGTCGATCCGGCCGTGCAGCTGTGGAATCGCTCGCTGGCGGACAACATGCTGTACGGCACATCGGCGGGAGCGATGGGGGCCATGCCGGGGGCACTCGATGCCGCGGATCTCCAGGGGCTGCTCGAACGACTGCCCGATGGCATGCAGACCGTGCTCGGTGAAGGCGGGGCTCTCATGTCCGGCGGCGAAGGGCAACGCGTACGTTTCGGGCGCGCGCTGCTGCGGCGGGACGCGCGCCTGGTCATCTTGGACGAGCCATTCCGCGGTCTCGACCGCGAGAAGCGGCGAACGCTCCTCACCCGCGCACGCGCATGGTGGCGGGGCGCGACGATCCTCTGCGTGACGCACGACGTGCGCGAGACCTTGGACTTCGGCCGGGTCCTGGTCGTCGAAGGCGGGCGCGTCGTCGAGGACGGGGTTCCCATGGCACTCGTTCAAGATCCGAGCTCGCGCTACCGGATGATGCTCGACGCCGAGAAGGAGGTTCAGCGCGGGTTCTGGTCCGGTGGCACGTGGCGCAGGATGACGCTTCGTGCAGGAAAGCTCGACGAGCACGATGAGGGCGTGGTGCCCATCGTGCGCCCGACCATGACACGGCCGGCGCGGCTCCGGGCCCGAACATGAGCGGCGCGGGATTGGATCTCGAGCGCTCTGGCTGGCCGCTCGAGCAAGCCGGCGCCGCGATGCTCGCGCTCTCGAAGCGCGCTGGACTCGCGCCGCGCCCGGTCGCGATTCCATCGTTGCCCGAAGCGGTGGACGCGCGTCAGGAAACCCAGCTGGGGCCCTGGATGGAGTCGCTCGCGAGCTGGTTCGGGATCGAAGCCGAGCGAATCGACAGTGCCTACTCGAGCGTCGAACATCTGATTCGTGGCCTTGCGCCGGCCCTCGTCCGCATCACGCAAGGTGGGCGAACGTCGCTTTTGGCGCTCGCGGGGTTTCGCGCGGGGCGCGTTCTGCTACTCGGGCCCGACCTCGAAGTTCGCGCCGTGCCCGCACGAGAGATCCGCGCCGCGCTATGCGCCGAGCTCGAGGCGCCTCACGCCGCGAAGATCGATGCCATGCTGGACATGGCCGGTCTCCGCAGCCGAAGGCGTGAGCGCGCCAAGCTCGCCATTTTGAGCCGGCTGCTCGGCCGGGCGAACGTCGGC encodes:
- a CDS encoding HlyD family secretion protein, with the translated sequence MPTPFSQCLRSLEIDAAQRSVFAFGGAALFLGAWLFWFLRVGVTLHETTDSGRIEVAEAAKPLNAAIGGRIVATNIALGKSVRLGDVLVELDSETEQRQLAEELTRVAMVDPELDALRHQASAEQDALSSNRAATRAGVNERRAKRKEASIDSRLASEEALRAQRLQNEGLISTRDFLRARAEAQRKRASTEAIGHDVQRLSGEGQGRENQGLAHIAQLRLQMAQLEEKRATSLAAIAVLKAEIAKRLLRAPADGTIGEVSPEHQIGSFVQAGDRLGVLIPEGHLIAIGDFVPEDALGRIRRGQAGRMRLDGFPWTQFGTVPVIVRDVASVAHNGRIRVELDLVAAGNPLIFLEHGLPGALEVDVETSTPARIALRYAGSRLGAPVQKGDQP
- a CDS encoding S9 family peptidase encodes the protein MMPRSFALAIACFGLIACGDSAPPPAAPTSAAVANAAPTTPAPPAPSPPHADGTLIARKVLFGNPDHAAPRVSPDGRRILFIAPDQGVLNAWVAPASDPTAAKVVTHERTRPVREVRWAETSEHVLYQNDKGGDENFHVFVVDLKTGQEKDLTPYDGVRTDLQDTFDKHPTTLFVQMNKRDKNWMDPALIDIKTGKVTVLYENDGYQDFLLDKDAKLRLGQKYNADGSREIFLRAGAGKKAEWKSFIKIGREDSTTTEPRWFNRDGKTLYMSDSRDRDTAAVVAVEVGSGKRTVLFEDPKSDVQGDIVDPKTMKPLAVMTNRERRVWHALDKSVQGDLDALARVAKGDITVLSQSHDGRKWTVSFLKDDGPTAFYLWDRNTKHASYIFSDRKDLQGVELAPMHPVVIAARDGLELVSYLTLPRSVDPKETGKPSKPVPMVLLVHGGPWGRDQWGLNASHQWLANRGYAVLSVNFRASTGFGKKFVNAGDREWGRKMHDDLLDAVKWAVDGKVADPKKVAIMGGSYGGYATLAGLTFTPDVFACGVDIVGPSNLVTLLHSIPPYWSAIFNDFVMRIGDPRTDEGKQFLASRSPLSQVDAIKKPLLIGQGANDPRVKQAESDQIVKAMQAKGLPVTYVLFPDEGHGFQRPENRLSFFAVTEVFLAEHLGGSYQPYEGGGDDFQGSSMQVPAGASSVYGLEAALSKKR
- a CDS encoding serine/threonine protein kinase gives rise to the protein MTLRASLQSFEPGVILLGRYRVENVVGRGGMGAVLAAWDTELQHRVAIKVLSGFALAESEPVGRFMREARIVVKLQSDHVVRVFNAGTLETGVPYIVMDLLEGHDLGDQGLVPAQTAVDYVLQAIDAIAEAHAQNVVHRDLKPSNLFLANRVGAAPIIKVLDFGISKATNLEGDLSLTGSTSIMGSPRYMSPEQFRSAKQVDERTDVWALGAILYQLLAGIPPFDGTSMTEIFESVVHREPAPLHALRPEVPAALEQVILRCLRKAANERYATVAELALALAPFGTGEWQRCVERAAKLLADKSTLNAHVGWVAPAEKVLPLPSVSPPRPGPEGAPEPRGSRRRIAWMAASLFVVVLASVCVGAALMLAWVKRHPPQLATAAPSGAPVPALTTATIVADSGSVAADVDAGAAPDAGGALDAGTALAAASARKPGAGNPARVLTDFQRSRLLGHYSTYDGRRGFVLDRLGEPVKVRLDGDSTVHSLKERYSQWTWLDYLSEDGKIEIRTKQDTGEVVKLNYADVVRDADARPLR
- a CDS encoding ATP-binding cassette domain-containing protein; translation: MIAAPTIHRRFFVPEVVQTSAMDCGPAALTSLLEGFRISASYGRLREACQTDVDGTSIDTLEDLAGKLGLNATQTMVPPEHLFLPEGGVLPAIVVVRQPNGMPHFIVVWRSVGGLLQVMDPGVGRRWMTPSSLREQLFMHGMPVSEAQFHALATSDAVVRVLRRRLSELGCTRELDAMLTRAATSASWRAIALLDAATRMVTDIVSSGSVRKGREAGGLLRSLIEGCEGVPPGEGPIPPPYWTGLPDGEEDVWLQGAVVVAVRARDVERKAPVSSTSAELTAVLQEAPARPLHELLRILRDDGALGPVALVVAIALAATFGIIEAILVRGLVEVAGDLGVVKERMAGLGAIVAFFLMMLLLELPIAHAIRRLGRHLDARLRIAFLSKLPRLADRYLSSRPTSDMAHRSHALSTLRGFPDLGAQLVRSALSLLATVGAIVWLHPASAPLAILAGGVAIAVPLASERVLSERDLRVRAHVGGLSGFYLDALLGLVPVRTHGAERAVRREHENLLVQWARAGRSLIEAALVADTVGALLGFALAALLLFCYVQRGGPVSGLLLFAYWVLKLPALGQSLAALVRAYPGIRNTALRLLEPLGALEEERVHGATATSSARGLELAFEGVSIVAGGHTILDGLDLRIAPGSDVAIVGSSGAGKSTLVGILLGWHRPVAGRVLVDGHPLDAARADTLRRECAWVDPAVQLWNRSLADNMLYGTSAGAMGAMPGALDAADLQGLLERLPDGMQTVLGEGGALMSGGEGQRVRFGRALLRRDARLVILDEPFRGLDREKRRTLLTRARAWWRGATILCVTHDVRETLDFGRVLVVEGGRVVEDGVPMALVQDPSSRYRMMLDAEKEVQRGFWSGGTWRRMTLRAGKLDEHDEGVVPIVRPTMTRPARLRART